The nucleotide sequence AGGAGTTCCCGCCCGACATCTTCCACACCGTGCTGACCGTGATGCTGGAGGCACCCTTCCGGCTCATCCGGGGCGCGCTGCCACACATGTACGCGCAGGGCTGGGGCCGCATCGTCAATGTGTCCTCCGTCCATGGCCTGCGCGCCTCTGCCTTCAAGTCGGCCTATGTGGCTGCCAAACATGGGCTGGAGGGCCTGTCCAAGACGGCCGCGCTGGAGGGTGCCCCACATGGGGTGACGTCCAACTGTGTCAATCCGGCCTATGTGCGCACCCCACTGGTCGAGAAGCAGATCGCCGACCAGGCCGAGGCGCACGGCATCCCCGAGGAACGCGTCCTCTCCGAGGTCCTGCTCAAGGACAGCGCCCTGCGACGGCTCATCGAGCCCGAGGAGGTCGCCGAGGCCGTCGCCTATCTCTGCTGCCCGCAGGCTTCCTTCGTCACCGGCACCTCACTGGTGCTGGACGGCGGCTGGACCGCCCACTGACC is from Streptomyces seoulensis and encodes:
- a CDS encoding 3-hydroxybutyrate dehydrogenase, encoding MISPSPQPSTPTALDLAGRVALVTGAAGGIGSACALRLAAAGAEVRALDLDAAGLAGLARRADGLAGGVVPQVLDLTDLDAAERAAAGADVLVNNAGLQLVRPLEEFPPDIFHTVLTVMLEAPFRLIRGALPHMYAQGWGRIVNVSSVHGLRASAFKSAYVAAKHGLEGLSKTAALEGAPHGVTSNCVNPAYVRTPLVEKQIADQAEAHGIPEERVLSEVLLKDSALRRLIEPEEVAEAVAYLCCPQASFVTGTSLVLDGGWTAH